One Saccharopolyspora erythraea NRRL 2338 genomic region harbors:
- a CDS encoding CPBP family intramembrane glutamic endopeptidase gives MVVRFCCCSTAQDRGLMCASDERSPQGGRAGLLMLLVFAAAAVTFLAMSVLALVVAALSGYAVPGGAVPAAPLLVALSVPGVLAALVALAGTAAFGAGPRTGRITRELAVCWRWRAVGHGLLIGVAGLVLTLPAAVLWAQWVGPAQAESALGEVFHGRQFGIPVAVAGFLVVWLLAPIYEEVLFRGVLWRAFEHWRWNMWGILAVTTVIFSLSHLEPLRAPLLAVVSIPVGLARLLTGNLLGSIVAHQVNNLLPALFVFLLSSE, from the coding sequence ATGGTGGTGCGTTTCTGCTGCTGCTCGACAGCACAGGATCGAGGACTCATGTGCGCCTCCGATGAACGTTCTCCCCAGGGTGGACGCGCCGGCCTGCTCATGTTGCTCGTGTTCGCCGCCGCAGCGGTCACGTTCCTCGCCATGTCCGTGCTGGCACTGGTTGTTGCCGCACTCAGTGGCTACGCGGTGCCGGGCGGGGCCGTGCCAGCCGCACCGTTGCTCGTGGCACTCTCGGTTCCCGGCGTGCTGGCCGCTCTGGTGGCACTTGCGGGTACCGCAGCGTTCGGAGCAGGCCCGCGTACAGGCCGGATCACGCGTGAACTCGCCGTATGCTGGCGCTGGCGAGCTGTCGGTCACGGTCTGCTCATCGGAGTGGCCGGACTCGTGCTGACGCTGCCCGCCGCAGTGCTGTGGGCTCAATGGGTGGGGCCGGCCCAGGCCGAATCCGCTCTCGGCGAGGTTTTCCATGGCAGGCAGTTCGGGATACCCGTGGCGGTGGCCGGCTTCCTGGTGGTGTGGCTGCTCGCGCCCATCTACGAGGAAGTGCTCTTCCGCGGTGTTCTGTGGCGTGCGTTCGAGCACTGGCGGTGGAACATGTGGGGAATCCTGGCCGTCACGACCGTGATCTTCTCCCTCTCGCACCTGGAGCCGCTGCGTGCTCCGCTGCTCGCTGTCGTTTCGATTCCGGTAGGGCTGGCTCGCCTGCTGACCGGCAATCTGCTCGGATCCATAGTCGCCCACCAGGTGAACAACTTGTTGCCGGCGTTGTTCGTGTTTCTGTTGTCCTCGGAGTGA
- a CDS encoding S1C family serine protease — MTRYLSASLLLVWLLAISSGCTAEPHNTTPPAPQQELQSADLPAVVERSAPSVVTVSAGQSMGSGVAYRDNIVLTNAHVVGDKAQVEIILADATRTPGQVLATDTVTDLAVVRTERTGLPQIHYRTELPRPGETVIAIGSPLGFENTVTAGVVSGLHREIPGSAKQTEALVDLIQTDASISPGNSGGALLNTRGEVVGINNAYMKPITGAVSIGFAIPTSTAVDVADQLLEHGKATHAYIGASLGRVTSALDTRLGLPVDHGAIVLAVDPGGPAATAGIQPGDVIVQFADKPVRTVEDLLGHMRGTEPGQNVRTTVIRQNQEQQLTVTIGQQSD, encoded by the coding sequence GTGACCAGGTACTTGTCAGCGTCTCTACTGCTTGTCTGGCTTCTTGCGATCTCGTCGGGCTGCACTGCCGAGCCCCACAACACCACGCCACCTGCCCCTCAACAAGAGCTTCAGAGTGCTGACCTGCCCGCCGTCGTCGAGCGGTCTGCGCCGAGCGTGGTCACCGTGAGTGCCGGACAGAGCATGGGGAGTGGAGTCGCGTACCGCGACAACATCGTTCTGACCAACGCGCACGTGGTGGGGGACAAAGCTCAGGTGGAGATCATCCTCGCCGACGCCACTCGCACCCCAGGCCAGGTTCTGGCCACCGACACCGTCACGGACCTCGCAGTGGTGCGCACAGAACGCACCGGTCTGCCGCAGATCCACTACCGCACTGAACTGCCTCGCCCGGGTGAAACCGTCATCGCCATCGGAAGCCCGCTCGGATTCGAGAACACCGTCACAGCCGGCGTCGTCTCGGGACTGCACCGCGAAATCCCCGGATCTGCCAAGCAGACCGAAGCCCTCGTCGATCTCATCCAGACCGACGCCTCGATCTCACCTGGGAACTCCGGCGGTGCACTGCTCAACACCCGTGGAGAAGTAGTCGGGATCAACAATGCCTACATGAAGCCGATCACCGGAGCGGTCTCCATCGGCTTCGCCATACCCACCTCCACCGCAGTGGACGTCGCAGACCAGCTCCTGGAACACGGCAAAGCGACCCATGCCTACATCGGTGCGTCACTCGGACGTGTCACTTCAGCACTGGACACCCGACTCGGACTGCCCGTCGACCACGGCGCGATCGTCCTCGCAGTGGATCCGGGCGGACCAGCCGCTACCGCCGGAATCCAGCCGGGTGATGTGATCGTGCAGTTCGCGGACAAGCCGGTGCGGACGGTCGAGGACCTGCTGGGCCACATGCGCGGCACGGAACCGGGCCAGAACGTGCGAACGACAGTGATCCGCCAGAACCAGGAGCAACAGCTCACCGTCACAATCGGCCAACAGTCCGACTGA
- a CDS encoding BCCT family transporter, which produces MMREYVRTHTNPPVFLVSGAIAVAFVLWGVLAPGHVSAVAGAANSFITTYFEWLYIIAGTFFLVFVVVLMVSRYGAVKLGPPDSTPEYSNLAWFAMLFTAGMGIGLVFYAVSEPVTHFLTPPTGPSRTAGAAENAMSYTFFHWGLHPWAIYIVLGLALGYFAFRRGLPLRPAAALYPLLGERIDGWMGNLVDILAVFGTLFGLATSLGIGGQQVGAGVSALTGVTNTTTLQVILVLGITTIAVVSVMLGIDRGIRRLSLANLWLAFGLMLFVFFSGPSLDLLNTVAANLGHYLQGLAGLSLQTFPGDSAAQEWQASWTLFYWGWWISWSPFVGMFIARISYGRTIRAFIVGTLLAPVGASMVWLTVFGNSALKLLLADPNNPLAEASSESALFVLLKQLPVAEVLALAASVVAILVVVLFFATSSDSGSLVVDILTNGGDPHPRWQQRLFWAVLEGVIAAVLLLAGGARGSDALSALQTASIVAGLPFCIVLMFLCLGLVRGLRTERLTSVVPQPPQPLEDLRRSAQRRARQPRGPHPAGGQPPSSPSAS; this is translated from the coding sequence ATGATGCGCGAGTACGTGCGGACGCACACCAATCCTCCGGTGTTTCTGGTTTCGGGTGCGATCGCCGTGGCATTCGTGTTGTGGGGTGTGCTCGCGCCGGGCCATGTCTCGGCGGTGGCGGGTGCTGCCAACAGCTTCATCACGACGTACTTCGAGTGGCTGTACATCATCGCCGGAACGTTCTTCCTGGTCTTCGTCGTCGTTTTGATGGTCAGCCGGTACGGAGCGGTCAAGTTGGGGCCGCCGGACTCGACTCCGGAGTACAGCAATCTCGCGTGGTTCGCGATGTTGTTCACCGCGGGGATGGGCATCGGTCTCGTCTTCTACGCAGTGAGCGAACCCGTCACCCACTTCCTGACCCCGCCGACAGGGCCGTCCAGGACCGCCGGCGCCGCCGAGAACGCGATGAGCTACACGTTCTTCCACTGGGGGCTGCATCCCTGGGCGATCTACATCGTTCTGGGGCTGGCGCTCGGGTATTTCGCGTTCCGCCGCGGTTTGCCCTTGCGCCCGGCGGCTGCCCTGTACCCGTTGCTCGGGGAGCGGATCGACGGCTGGATGGGGAACCTGGTCGACATCCTCGCCGTGTTCGGCACCCTGTTCGGACTGGCCACCTCGCTGGGAATCGGCGGTCAGCAGGTGGGGGCCGGGGTGAGTGCGCTGACCGGTGTCACCAACACGACCACGCTGCAGGTGATCCTCGTGCTGGGCATCACGACGATCGCCGTCGTATCGGTGATGCTGGGCATCGACAGAGGCATCCGGCGGCTTTCGCTAGCCAACCTGTGGCTGGCCTTCGGGTTGATGCTGTTCGTGTTCTTCTCCGGTCCGTCCCTTGACCTGCTCAACACCGTGGCCGCCAACCTCGGACACTACCTGCAGGGCCTCGCAGGCCTGAGCCTGCAGACGTTCCCCGGCGACAGCGCGGCGCAGGAGTGGCAGGCGTCCTGGACCCTGTTCTACTGGGGCTGGTGGATCTCCTGGTCTCCGTTCGTCGGCATGTTCATCGCCCGCATCTCCTACGGTCGCACCATCCGCGCCTTCATCGTCGGAACTCTGCTCGCGCCGGTCGGTGCGTCGATGGTGTGGCTCACCGTCTTCGGCAATTCCGCTTTGAAGCTGCTTCTGGCCGACCCGAACAACCCGCTTGCGGAAGCGAGCTCGGAGTCGGCGCTGTTCGTGCTTCTCAAGCAACTACCGGTGGCCGAGGTCCTCGCGCTCGCGGCGTCGGTCGTGGCCATCCTCGTAGTGGTGTTGTTCTTCGCGACCTCCTCGGATTCGGGATCGTTGGTGGTAGACATCCTCACCAACGGCGGCGACCCCCACCCGAGGTGGCAGCAGAGGCTGTTCTGGGCAGTGCTGGAAGGTGTGATCGCGGCGGTGCTGCTGCTCGCCGGCGGCGCACGCGGCAGTGACGCCCTGAGCGCGCTGCAAACGGCATCGATCGTTGCCGGGTTGCCGTTCTGCATCGTTCTCATGTTCCTGTGCTTGGGCTTGGTTCGCGGCTTGCGAACCGAACGGCTGACGTCTGTCGTTCCGCAGCCACCACAGCCGCTTGAAGACCTGCGTCGCAGTGCGCAGCGCCGCGCTCGGCAGCCGCGGGGCCCGCATCCGGCCGGTGGGCAGCCGCCCTCCTCGCCGAGTGCGTCCTGA
- a CDS encoding DUF3040 domain-containing protein — protein MLKRYERRRLREIELWFEANDPGLAAFVRAAPAVPAKDREARSLTSAGLVGALFVMIGGVLAVPVLVFIGSALGIGAFCWLYWLFGKTPGSR, from the coding sequence ATGCTGAAGCGGTACGAGCGGCGACGGCTGCGGGAAATCGAGCTCTGGTTCGAGGCCAACGACCCGGGACTCGCAGCCTTCGTTCGCGCGGCACCGGCCGTGCCCGCGAAGGACCGGGAAGCTCGCTCACTCACCTCCGCCGGCCTCGTCGGGGCGTTGTTCGTGATGATCGGGGGCGTCCTGGCGGTGCCGGTCCTGGTCTTCATCGGCTCCGCACTCGGGATCGGCGCGTTCTGCTGGCTCTACTGGCTGTTCGGCAAAACTCCCGGAAGCAGGTGA
- a CDS encoding LapA family protein, with translation MVVMERNDRLNDIRQHRVVGESGPATPENPSVRSRQVGRTRVSGLWAAVVVAAIVLAFLLVFIMQNPAGVTVHFLWIQSTLALGIAMLFAALGGALLIALVATARILQLRGAARTRGTAQH, from the coding sequence ATGGTCGTCATGGAACGCAATGACCGTCTCAACGACATCCGCCAGCACAGGGTCGTGGGAGAATCCGGCCCCGCCACACCGGAGAACCCGAGCGTCCGCTCGCGACAGGTCGGACGCACACGTGTCAGTGGTCTGTGGGCCGCGGTCGTCGTCGCCGCGATCGTGCTGGCGTTCCTGCTCGTGTTCATCATGCAGAATCCCGCAGGCGTCACCGTCCACTTCCTCTGGATCCAAAGCACCCTGGCGCTGGGCATCGCGATGCTGTTCGCGGCGCTCGGTGGCGCGCTGCTGATCGCGCTCGTCGCGACCGCACGCATCCTGCAACTGCGAGGCGCCGCACGGACGCGGGGAACCGCACAGCACTGA
- a CDS encoding SPFH domain-containing protein: MEISAALIAGVLIALLAVFTVIRAVRIVPQARARNVERLGRYHRTLRPGLNFVIPYVDHVHPKIDLREQVVSFPPQPVITEDNLVVEIDTVLYFQVTDPRAAAYEIASYLQAVEQLTVTTLRNVVGSMDLERTLTSRDTINSQLRGVLDDATGKWGLRVNRVEIKAIDPPHTIKEAMEKQMRAERDKRAAILGAEGQRQSQILTAEGDKQAAVLRAEGGRSAEILKAEGQSRAIDQVFQAVHRNDPDPKLLAYQYLSVLPQLAQGPGSTFWVIPSEVTSALHGVSRAFTESLPKSGAIRETSSDELGTRADEDAAHAAEEAAEAVADAAQADATRHITTPDSQPDITPARRNAEPMLPTQPMPRREGS, encoded by the coding sequence ATGGAAATCTCGGCCGCGCTGATCGCAGGTGTGCTCATCGCATTGCTCGCCGTCTTCACCGTGATCCGAGCGGTGCGGATCGTTCCGCAGGCACGGGCTCGCAACGTGGAGCGGCTCGGCCGCTACCACCGCACGCTGCGCCCGGGCCTGAACTTCGTCATCCCCTACGTCGACCACGTCCACCCCAAGATCGATCTGCGTGAACAGGTCGTCTCGTTCCCGCCGCAGCCCGTCATCACCGAGGACAACCTCGTCGTCGAGATCGACACGGTGCTGTACTTCCAGGTGACCGATCCACGCGCCGCCGCCTACGAGATCGCCAGTTACCTGCAGGCCGTCGAGCAACTGACGGTGACCACGTTGCGCAATGTCGTCGGCTCGATGGACCTCGAACGCACGCTCACCTCCCGCGACACGATCAACAGCCAGCTCCGAGGCGTTCTCGACGACGCCACCGGCAAATGGGGACTGCGCGTCAACCGGGTGGAGATCAAGGCCATCGACCCGCCACACACCATCAAGGAAGCGATGGAAAAGCAGATGCGCGCCGAGCGCGACAAGCGCGCCGCGATCCTCGGGGCCGAAGGTCAACGCCAGTCCCAGATCCTCACCGCCGAAGGTGACAAGCAAGCCGCGGTCCTGCGGGCCGAGGGAGGCAGGTCCGCCGAGATCCTCAAAGCCGAAGGCCAGTCCCGAGCAATCGACCAGGTGTTCCAGGCGGTCCACCGCAACGACCCCGACCCCAAGCTCCTCGCTTATCAGTACCTCAGCGTGCTGCCGCAACTCGCTCAGGGGCCGGGAAGCACGTTCTGGGTCATTCCCAGCGAGGTCACATCGGCCCTGCACGGAGTATCCCGTGCGTTCACCGAGTCCCTGCCGAAGTCGGGGGCCATCCGCGAAACCTCGTCCGACGAACTGGGGACGCGCGCGGACGAGGACGCGGCTCACGCGGCTGAGGAAGCCGCGGAGGCGGTCGCCGATGCGGCCCAAGCCGACGCCACTCGACACATCACGACACCCGACTCCCAACCGGATATCACGCCTGCCCGACGTAACGCAGAACCCATGCTCCCGACGCAGCCCATGCCGCGCCGCGAAGGAAGCTGA
- a CDS encoding NfeD family protein, with protein MDAWLVWLLLAVALGVAEIFTLTAALGLLGGAALITAGLAALGVPLPVQLVVFALASAASVLLVRPVAARHMVGPQTQRFGVDALIGKSAYTVREVTAWDGRIRLDGEEWTAHSFDETVVIPEGTTVDVLQISGSTAIVYPRE; from the coding sequence ATGGACGCGTGGCTCGTCTGGCTGTTGCTCGCCGTCGCGCTCGGCGTCGCGGAGATCTTCACTCTGACCGCGGCGCTCGGACTGCTGGGCGGTGCCGCCCTGATCACAGCCGGGCTCGCGGCGCTCGGTGTGCCGCTGCCCGTGCAGCTCGTGGTCTTCGCCCTGGCCTCCGCGGCGAGCGTCCTGCTGGTGCGGCCCGTCGCGGCACGGCACATGGTCGGCCCCCAAACCCAGCGCTTCGGCGTCGACGCGCTCATCGGCAAGTCCGCCTACACCGTCCGAGAGGTGACCGCGTGGGACGGCCGGATCCGTCTCGACGGTGAGGAATGGACGGCCCACAGCTTCGACGAAACCGTGGTCATCCCTGAAGGCACGACCGTCGACGTCCTGCAGATCAGCGGATCCACCGCCATCGTCTACCCACGGGAGTGA
- a CDS encoding PucR family transcriptional regulator, whose translation MSSAVRGPHSPRPGASASGARKNAPDDPFLAGYPKMLSGVLSTGRKLSAHELAACREAGRLAAEGGVALRALLELYLSATRTTWQRAGPAPATKPKPPRGVDAGLRAVNDAIVAVTEGYEDAHHLALRQEEAARREFIDDLFYGRGDPGSLAERAQRFGLRLAEAHIVSIVKSDEPIDETTHVLHDVETVLLQRFGTGQLLFTTKDGVFVCIAPSTLPQAATELARQAAKALPADREWRVGIGRAHPGPGGALRSYEEARASVDFATRLDFRDRVVRSTDFLVFQVLLRDRAAIEDLIATVLAPLQSARGGAAPLIETLAAYFDRGTIQAAADQLNLSVRAVSYRLDRVRTLSGYSATEPTQRFTLQAAVLGARLLDWAG comes from the coding sequence ATGAGCAGCGCAGTGCGCGGGCCGCACTCGCCGCGCCCCGGAGCCTCCGCAAGCGGGGCACGCAAGAACGCCCCCGATGATCCATTCCTCGCGGGCTACCCGAAGATGCTCAGCGGCGTGCTGTCCACCGGCCGGAAGCTGAGCGCCCACGAACTCGCAGCCTGCCGCGAAGCGGGGCGTCTAGCGGCCGAAGGCGGCGTCGCACTCCGCGCACTGCTCGAGCTGTACCTCTCCGCCACCCGCACCACGTGGCAGCGAGCCGGACCCGCGCCGGCGACCAAGCCCAAGCCGCCACGGGGCGTCGACGCCGGCCTTCGAGCGGTCAACGACGCCATCGTCGCGGTGACAGAGGGGTACGAAGACGCACACCACCTGGCGTTACGGCAGGAGGAGGCCGCCCGGCGCGAGTTCATCGACGACCTCTTCTACGGCCGCGGCGACCCCGGCAGTCTTGCCGAACGCGCCCAGCGGTTCGGGCTCCGTCTCGCCGAGGCGCACATCGTCTCGATCGTCAAAAGCGACGAACCGATCGACGAGACGACCCACGTCCTGCATGACGTGGAGACCGTCCTGCTCCAGCGATTCGGCACCGGGCAGCTGTTGTTCACGACCAAGGACGGCGTGTTCGTCTGCATCGCTCCCAGCACTCTGCCGCAGGCTGCCACCGAGCTCGCCCGCCAGGCCGCCAAGGCCCTACCGGCCGACCGTGAATGGCGCGTCGGCATCGGACGCGCCCACCCCGGCCCGGGAGGAGCGCTCCGCTCCTACGAGGAGGCCCGCGCCAGCGTCGACTTCGCCACCCGACTCGATTTCCGCGACCGCGTCGTCCGATCAACCGACTTCCTCGTCTTCCAGGTGCTGCTGCGGGACCGCGCCGCGATCGAGGACCTCATCGCGACGGTACTGGCGCCCTTGCAGAGCGCACGGGGTGGTGCCGCACCGCTGATCGAGACACTCGCGGCCTACTTCGACCGGGGCACGATCCAGGCTGCCGCCGATCAGCTGAACCTGAGCGTGCGAGCGGTGTCCTACCGCCTCGACCGGGTGCGGACCCTCAGCGGGTACTCGGCGACTGAACCCACCCAGCGGTTCACCCTGCAAGCCGCCGTCCTCGGGGCACGACTCCTCGACTGGGCCGGGTGA
- a CDS encoding MarR family winged helix-turn-helix transcriptional regulator, with amino-acid sequence MRNEVVPVQARLCHGAGGASIYSQAARKWPDGVIVPKLPSASDATGDPVANAFQAVGRAMIAVTTRSLAGLDSDVTLPQYRALVSLVSLGPQRTSDLAQELGVAISTATRLADRLVSKGLVTRSRHKGDLRVTWLALTSAGKALLGEAMRLRRAEISKLASAASAATGHEEELAAALNAFAEAAREPVDAEWWSRWRQCDDAVDGVVVADGNTGSKPRSS; translated from the coding sequence ATGCGCAACGAAGTGGTGCCTGTCCAGGCTCGATTGTGTCACGGCGCGGGTGGTGCCAGCATCTATTCGCAGGCTGCGCGCAAGTGGCCGGACGGAGTAATCGTGCCCAAGTTGCCTTCAGCTTCCGATGCGACGGGAGACCCGGTCGCGAATGCGTTCCAGGCCGTCGGACGAGCGATGATCGCTGTCACCACGCGCAGCCTCGCCGGCTTGGACAGCGACGTCACCCTCCCGCAGTACCGTGCGCTGGTGTCCCTGGTCTCGCTTGGTCCGCAGCGCACGAGCGACCTCGCTCAGGAATTGGGTGTCGCCATCTCCACCGCGACGCGGCTGGCCGACAGGCTGGTCTCGAAGGGCCTGGTGACCCGCAGCAGGCACAAAGGCGATCTTCGGGTGACCTGGTTGGCACTCACCAGTGCGGGTAAGGCGTTGTTGGGAGAGGCGATGCGGCTGCGGCGCGCGGAGATCAGCAAGCTGGCGAGTGCGGCTTCGGCCGCCACCGGGCACGAGGAGGAGTTGGCTGCGGCGCTCAACGCCTTCGCGGAGGCGGCCCGCGAGCCCGTCGATGCCGAATGGTGGAGCAGGTGGAGGCAGTGCGACGACGCGGTCGACGGAGTAGTCGTCGCTGACGGCAACACGGGATCGAAACCACGTTCGAGTTGA
- a CDS encoding DUF3040 domain-containing protein — protein MLSWYERRRLREIEYWFEANDPGLAAYVGTAPARWPPDRWPFLTTAAIVTGVALFVLGVVLSAPVLIFTGVTLGIGGLSWRYGSRGDQGSPHEHPQMW, from the coding sequence ATGCTGAGCTGGTACGAGCGGCGCCGGCTGCGAGAGATCGAGTACTGGTTCGAAGCCAACGACCCCGGACTGGCCGCCTACGTCGGCACCGCTCCGGCGAGGTGGCCGCCGGACCGATGGCCCTTCCTGACCACAGCAGCCATCGTCACCGGTGTTGCGCTGTTCGTACTCGGCGTGGTGCTGAGTGCGCCGGTCCTGATCTTCACCGGCGTGACTCTGGGTATCGGTGGGCTGTCATGGCGCTACGGCTCGCGGGGAGACCAGGGCTCCCCGCACGAGCACCCTCAGATGTGGTAG
- a CDS encoding LapA family protein — MKREEQPDRQKTSGNMGEPGPTVEGVGPDAPAGTRTRVGALWLAVVVAAGVLGLLLVFILQNPATVTVRFLTTQGSMALGVAMLFAAIAGALLIALVATARILQLRGAVRSNRGQGT, encoded by the coding sequence ATGAAGCGCGAAGAGCAGCCCGACCGCCAGAAAACCAGCGGGAACATGGGCGAACCCGGTCCTACCGTCGAGGGAGTGGGTCCCGACGCACCTGCTGGCACGCGCACCCGCGTTGGAGCCCTGTGGCTCGCGGTCGTCGTCGCCGCCGGCGTGCTGGGGCTCCTGCTCGTCTTCATCCTGCAAAATCCCGCGACCGTCACGGTCCGATTCCTGACCACGCAGGGCAGCATGGCGTTGGGTGTGGCGATGCTCTTCGCCGCGATCGCAGGAGCACTTCTGATCGCACTCGTGGCCACGGCGCGGATCCTGCAACTGCGCGGAGCAGTGCGCAGCAACCGCGGCCAGGGGACCTGA
- a CDS encoding ATP-dependent DNA ligase yields MTLIAPMLPISGSSPNGSEWAYEFRWSGLRCLARVSEGAVQLVDGAQQPITAHYPELTVLRAFSRDREMVLDGMIVAVTQQPPSTFPRAVGADVDLPWHVRSAGRSLAYVVFDLLSLNGNDFLSHTYRKRRSVLAGLGLYWPPRVLVPPHFRDGAAEQVQAMARDHRFTGVVAKHLDSPYRPGQRSPEWVETVDGRSPTDEDRPTSDLRQNRTPQAV; encoded by the coding sequence ATGACATTGATCGCACCGATGCTACCGATCAGCGGATCGTCACCGAACGGATCGGAATGGGCTTACGAGTTCCGCTGGAGCGGGCTGCGATGCCTCGCTCGGGTGAGCGAGGGCGCGGTTCAACTCGTCGATGGTGCCCAGCAGCCCATCACGGCCCACTATCCCGAGCTCACCGTGCTGCGGGCGTTCAGCCGTGACCGGGAGATGGTCCTCGACGGGATGATCGTCGCAGTCACCCAGCAACCGCCCAGCACGTTCCCGCGCGCTGTGGGCGCTGACGTGGACCTGCCGTGGCACGTGCGCTCCGCCGGCAGATCTCTGGCCTATGTCGTGTTCGACCTGCTTTCCTTGAACGGCAACGACTTCCTCTCCCATACGTACCGGAAGCGCCGCTCCGTTCTGGCCGGACTCGGGCTGTACTGGCCACCGCGCGTGCTCGTGCCGCCGCACTTCCGCGACGGCGCGGCTGAGCAAGTGCAGGCCATGGCAAGGGACCACCGGTTCACGGGAGTCGTCGCCAAGCACCTGGATTCGCCGTACCGGCCAGGTCAGCGGTCCCCGGAGTGGGTCGAAACCGTCGACGGCCGGTCACCGACTGACGAGGATCGGCCCACGAGTGATCTCCGGCAGAACCGCACACCGCAAGCGGTGTGA
- a CDS encoding copper chaperone PCu(A)C, with protein sequence MIDSNTVGSNARVGDVLLRNVHLAATEDPYQPGETATAKLMLFNQAQAPDALVEVESPHAKQVQMLWDRECDGTYERVDRIPLLPEGSVPNAPGQRTGGAPYHLEISDLSTLVRPGTTFPLTLTFERAGRTTIDAKVQATRDGDAPPAPPCRTAPAPTTPTPDPTQPPTDQWKISVVGTVEQGAEPGCLLLSERGRAYILLDGDPAVVHPGARVAVHGQLEPGTPAGCGHGDVLRVLDAIPFT encoded by the coding sequence GTGATCGACAGCAACACTGTCGGGAGCAACGCCCGGGTCGGCGACGTCTTGCTGCGCAACGTCCACCTCGCTGCGACCGAAGATCCTTACCAGCCCGGTGAAACCGCCACAGCGAAGTTGATGCTGTTCAACCAGGCTCAAGCGCCCGATGCGCTCGTCGAGGTGGAAAGCCCGCACGCCAAGCAGGTGCAGATGCTCTGGGACCGGGAGTGCGACGGAACCTACGAGCGAGTCGACCGGATCCCACTGCTACCCGAAGGATCGGTCCCGAACGCTCCGGGCCAGCGCACAGGCGGCGCCCCCTACCACCTGGAGATCAGCGACCTGTCGACGCTGGTCCGTCCGGGAACCACCTTCCCGCTGACGCTCACCTTCGAACGCGCCGGTCGAACGACGATAGACGCGAAGGTGCAGGCAACACGAGACGGCGACGCGCCACCTGCACCACCGTGCCGCACGGCACCGGCGCCCACGACACCCACGCCCGACCCGACGCAACCACCCACCGATCAGTGGAAGATCTCCGTCGTCGGGACGGTCGAACAGGGCGCCGAACCGGGCTGCCTGCTGCTCTCCGAACGCGGCCGCGCCTACATCCTCCTCGACGGCGACCCTGCCGTGGTGCATCCCGGTGCCCGCGTGGCGGTCCACGGCCAACTGGAGCCGGGAACCCCGGCAGGCTGCGGCCACGGCGACGTACTCAGGGTGCTCGATGCGATTCCGTTCACATAG
- a CDS encoding FluC/FEX family fluoride channel, whose product MLVTDVAVSDAESALDGAMTSTVAMLLGGALGVLLRMMIRRSWQNGTSPFRWGAFAITAGGALALGVLAGLALTVVHPGQARSALSIGASSALFTYCVFNASTLHLLARAGDRSSVVAALVHAFVGFAAAVPGVLAGMSLVG is encoded by the coding sequence GTGCTGGTCACGGACGTGGCTGTGAGTGACGCCGAATCAGCGCTGGACGGTGCGATGACAAGTACGGTCGCCATGCTCCTCGGGGGCGCGCTCGGGGTGCTCCTGCGGATGATGATCCGACGCTCGTGGCAGAACGGTACGAGTCCGTTTCGCTGGGGAGCGTTCGCGATCACTGCTGGCGGCGCGCTGGCGCTCGGTGTGCTGGCCGGGCTCGCGCTGACCGTGGTGCATCCGGGCCAGGCGCGCAGTGCGTTGAGCATCGGGGCGAGCAGTGCGCTGTTCACCTACTGCGTGTTCAACGCGAGCACCTTGCACCTCCTCGCACGCGCAGGTGATCGATCATCCGTGGTCGCCGCACTCGTGCACGCGTTCGTCGGCTTCGCCGCAGCGGTTCCGGGGGTGCTCGCGGGTATGTCGCTCGTCGGCTAA